TGCTGGTATTGTAAGTTCGCCGTCCGCTATTTTTTGATCCAAAAAGGCTTGAGCCTGCTCGACAACATCTACTTCAGCATAGCCTGCTTGTTTATCGAACAAAACGTAGCCAACAAGAAAGGTATCTTCACTTTTAATAACTTGTGGCCCACGAACATATGTGACTTCTGCCAGTTGTGACAATGGGACTTGCTCACCTGTTGCCGAAGCTACAAGAATATTTTCAAGCCCTTCCAAAGAGTCACGTAATTCACGTTGATACCGCACTCGAACAGGATATCGTTCACGTCCTTCCACTGTGGAAGTAATAACGCGCCCTCCTACTGCACTGTCGATAACGTTCTGTACTTTAGTGACAGTAATACCATGGCGGGCAATGGCATCTCGATCGATAACAATTTCAATATACGGTTTTCCGACAATTCTATCCGCAGTAACGGCAGCAGGCATAACAGAAGGAACCTGTTTTAAATACTTTTCAAGCTGTAACCCAAACTCTTCAATCACTGGCAAGGAAGGCCCCTTGACCTTTATCCCCATTGGCGCACGCATACCCGATTGCAACATAACAATACGCGCTGCAATAGGTTGAAGCTTTGGTGCACTGGTTACGCCTGGCATATCTGCGGCCTTAACGATTGCATCCCATATGTCATTCGAAGAGCGAATTCCGCCCCATGCTTCGCGGTCAGGGTTTATTTCAGGATCAAGAGCCATGCGCCAAATCCTAAATGGTCTGCCATCAGGATCAGGAATAAGTCTGCCAGCCGCATCACGCAGATAGTATCCTTGCACAAGGTACGGGTAGCCATCATTAGCAGGAAGCAGTTTGTTGTCTACCGATCGCATATAGTCTTTCTTTGATGCATCAAATTTAAAGCGCATCCTTTTACCATTTGCGTCTAGCAAATACTCTGGCTTGTAATTGATGACAGTTTCAATCATTGATACTGGCGCGGGATCAAGAGGAGTTTCCGCTCTACCTAACTTTCCTACAGCGCTTTGCACTTCAGGAATTTGTTGAATAGCCTTATCTTGTTTCGCCAAAATGTCCTGCACTTCGCCAATAGAAGCGTGCGGCATTGTTGTTGGCATATATAAAAATGAGCCTTCATCCAGTGGCGGCATAAACTCTTTTCCAAGTCCAGGGAAAGCATGTGCCAGTGTTGCCATTGGTGCGGTAGATCGAATTGAGTCCGGCAACCAGCTTGTCATAGAACCAAATCCCAGCCAGATAACCATACCAAAGATGGAAACACTTACTGGAATCAGCATAAAGAGCGCTTTATAGTGCAAGAAGGTTCGGAGTAACAATGGATACAGCTTTTGGAAGCCATAAAAGAAGGACATCAGTCCGCCGATGCTTACGGCTACGAAAATAAAGTTAACCCAAAATCCTTTTTCTGGCCCAAGAGGAAGCCAGTGGCTGGAAAGAACAGCTGTTATGGCAATAATGACAACCCAGTTTTCAACCCATTCAAGCGCTTTTCCAAGGTTAGGTGGCAAAAATACGTAAACAACACGCCGCACCCCAATATAACCAACTACAATCCCAAGCCACCATGCAACCATAGCACTCAGCAGAATGCCAGCCACAATAAGTATTGCGGGAACAGCATACCGCTTCACTAAACTGGTATACGATGCATTGCGCGCCTTAAAAAGCATGTGTGTCAACACAGGCAAGACAGTTAAAGAGAGAAGAATAGACGCGCCTAAGGCAAATGTTTTGGTATATGCTAACGGCTTAAAAAGCTTTCCTTCTGCACCATCCATAACAAATACTGGCAGAAAGCTAATAATGGTTGTTGCAACAGCAGTCAGAACCGCACTGCCTACTTCAGCAACACCTTCAAAAACAAGCGAAAATGAGTCTGCTCCTTCAGGAGCGTTTTCAAGTTTCTTTAGAATATTTTCACAGATAATAATCCCCATATCTACCATAGTACCAATGGCAATGGCGATACCGGAAAGAGCTACAATGTTGGCATCAACACCGAATGTCCGCATGGCAATAAAGCACATGAGTACAGCAAGCGGAAGCAAGGAAGAAATGACCAACGAGCTTTTAAAATGCATCACCGCAATGAGTACAACGATGATGGTAATAAGCACTTCTTCAGTCAGTGCGTTATCCAGTGTATTCAATGTCTCTTGAATAAGACCGCTACGATCATAAAAAGGAACAATCGTAAGTTTAGAAATAGTACCATCGGTAAGGATTTTGCTAGGCAATCCCGCGCTGATGGTCGCGATTTTCTCTTTTAAATTCTTAATTACTTGCAGAGGATTTTCACCATAGCGAACTACAACCACTCCACCTACAACTTCAGCACCGTTTTTATCCAGTGCTCCACGTCGTGTTGCAGGCCCAAGCGTCACAGTCGCCACATCCTTCACAGTAATTGGCGTATTATCTGTAACTTTGATGACTGCTTTTTCTAAATCAGACAGCTTTTTTACAAAACCAACACCGCGGATAAGATATTCCACATTGTTGATTTCCATTGTACGGGCACCGACATCAAGGTTTGATTGCTTAACGGCATTGATAACTTGCTGAAGTGTCACCCCGTATGCACGCATGGCATCTGGGTTAACATCAATCTGATATTCTTTAACAAAACCGCCTGCGGATGCAACTTCCGATACACCTTCAGCAGAAAGTAACCCGTAGCGCACAAGCCAGTCCTGTACGCTTCGTAATTCATCAAGTCCCCATCCTCCTGTCGGATTTCCTTTAGGGTCACGTCCTTCAATTGTGTACCAAAAAACCTGTCCTAGAGCAGTTGCATCCGGTCCTAGCGTGGGTTGTACGCCTTGCGGCAACGTTCCTGAAGGTAGACTGTTCAATTTTTCTAAAAGACGGGAGCGGGACCAATAAAACTCAACATTTTCATCAAAAATTACGTAGATAGAGGAAAATCCGAACATGGAATAGCTACGTACAGTTTTAACGCCCGGTATTCCAAGCAAAGCAACTGTAAGTGGATATGTAACTTGATCTTCCATGTCTTGCGGCGAGCGCCCTGCCCATGAGGTAAATACAATCTGCTGATTTTCTCCAATGTCCGGTATCGCGTCCACAGGCACAGGGTCACGGGGAATACCGCCAAGGTCCCAATCAAATGGGGCAACCATAGCTCCCCACCCGATCATAAGAACAGTAAGCAGCACCACTACAAGCTTACGTTTTAAACAAAAGTAAATAAGCTTTTCAGTAAGCGTCGTCGGGGTAACACTATGCTCAGCATCAAGAGCAGAAGTAGATGAGCACCCAGAAGGATAATCTGTTTTTTGCGGTGTTTTTTTCATATCAGCCATTACTGCCCCCTACTCTACAGCAAGCTGCTTTTTAACTTCGCCGCAATTAAACATTTTTGAGCCGAAATATGGGTTCCGGATACTTTCATCCTGTTGCAACCAGCTTGCACCTTTATCGCCAAAAGCCATTGGACAATGTATCTCGTACACCTCTCCATCTAAGGAGATTCCCATACGCTTTGTTACGTCCAGCAATCCATTTGATATGGTGAGGAATCCCTTTCGCATCTCCTCGATATCTGGAGCATTGCGCATCTCAGTGATCCCTGCTGTCATCAGGCGTTTTTTATCAATCCAGAATTTAGACGCAGTACTATCCAACCCTGTGTGCGAAACTGAGTGCAAAGCAGCTGTAAGTTTTTTTACTGCAAGGCGAGCACCTTCCGCATTATCCTGACTAAGCGCTTCGGATACGCCAATATAGGCGTTAAGAACTAAGCCTAGTTGTATCTTAAACCCTTCTGGTACCAGTAATGCAGGTTGCAGCGATTTCGCCATGCTTTGAACGCCGAACGCATTTTTCAAGGCAGTATAATGGGCATGAGCAAGTGCAAACAATTCATGTTGACGCTTGTATGATTCAGCCTCTGCACCGAGCACACAGTCATTGGAGAGCAACATTCCATACTCTTTCCATGCAAGAAGTGCTTTGCCTTCAAGCATCCATGTTTCAATACTGCCGAGTTTTTTCCCTATCTTAGTAAACAGAGCTTGCACTTCAGCCGTATTTTGCTGCTGCAAGGCACGATGCAGTGCTTCAAAATCTTTATTCATAAAATAAAGCTTAGAAATCATAATCGGAGGCGCGCCAAGGTGCTTTGAAGAGTGCTCTTTATGGGAGTCATGGGCTGACTCAGAGGGTACGGTAGCAGCACCACTCATCATACTAGGCTTCGCCATAATCTGGAGTGCGCTGTCGAGCTTGAATGCCCCTTTGCTTACAACAAGCTCCCCTTCATTAAGACCGCTTTTAACTATGTAAGTATTGCCAGATTTTGCACCAAGGACGATCTCTCTTCCTTCGTACACTCCTTCTTTTTCTGGATGCTGCACATATACAATAGCTCGCTTGCCAGTAATTAAAGGCGCTGAAGCCGGAATAATCAATGAAGACTGATCCTGAGTAGTGCTTTTGGTTTGTGAAGCCTGCACAAACATCCCCGGCTTTAATTTTTCATTAGGGTTCGGCACTTCAATTCGAACAGCCACAGTACGGGTCTGCTTATCTACAACAGGGTCAATGTAAACAATACGTCCATTAAAAGACTCCCCGGGGAAGGCTTCTACAGTAAATTCAACAGCGTCTCCTTCTTTAATCCACGGCAGGTCAGTCTCATACGCTTCCAGCACAACCCACACATCAGAAAGGTCGGCAATGGAATACAATGGCTCACCAGCTTTTACATACGCGCCTTCAACGACATCTTTACGAATAACAATGCCTGCCTGAGGTGCAAATACCGTCAAATTTCTTGAAGGAGTATCTTTTTTTGCGATGGCTGCAATCTGCCCTTCTGACAGTCCGAGAAGGCGTAATTTCTCTTTTGCAGCTGCAATATTGCTTGCAACGGATCGGCGAATAATTGAGGAACTTCTCGCAGAAAGTTTAGCTTGAGCAGCAGTCGCGTGAATCAACTCAGCCTGTGCTGAATACAACTCAGGACTGTAAATAACAGCCATTGGTTGACCCTTGCGAACCGTGCTACCTGTTTTGGCGATATATAATTTGTCAATTCGACCAGCAGTCCACGCGCTTATAGTTTCCACGCGCGACTCATCATACTCAATTTTGCCAATCATGCGTCTAGAAGTTGCAACAGACTTTCGGGAAACAGGCGTCACTTCAAGCTCTGCAAGCTTTCGAGCATCGCTATCCAATTCTATTTGACGATAGCTTTCAAGTGCAGCTTTATTAGCGTCAATTTCCAGCTTTATTAAATCCATAAAACAGATTGGACATTTTCCCGGTTGCGGCAATTGAATTTGGGGATGCATAGAACACGTCCACACAACTTTGCCTTCTGTCTGGCTTGTGTCAGCATTTTGGTCAGCAGACTCTACTTGAGCATCATGGTTGTGCTCATGGTCTGATGCACCCAAAAGAATTGACGCATACATTCCACCTGTAAAAAGTATGACTGCTGCACCAAACAAAAATTTTCGGATATCGAAAGGTAATTGCATCTAGCATCTCCAAAGCCATACGTGCTCTCAGATACCGCTCTGAGAGCACGTATGGATTGCTTATTTTGCAGCTTCTAATTTCACGCCCTGACTTTCGAGCTTTTTAATAAAAACAGTCGGATTCTTTTTAAACTTCGGCAAACACATCTGGCAGCAAAAATATACGCGCTTTCCATTATGGTCTGCATACAACTTTTTGTTAATGGTATTCCCCATAACAGGGCATTTAACTTGTTTAGAGCTTGCGAACGACGCAGTACCGGACACGACAAATGTTACAGCTACAAACGCTGCGACAGTAATTTTCAAAAATGATCTCATCTGTTATATTCCTTAGTTAGCTGTGCTACTCAACTGTTACATTGAGCTCTTGTTGCGGTAAGGGTACCTTTTTCTGCGTAAATATCTTTTTTTGCATCACAGGCAATTCCGTACCGACCAATTGTTCAAGTTGTGCAATGCGCTGAGCTTGATCTGTCAACGCACGGGCTTGAGCTATGTACAGCTCAAAATATGTATTTTCTGCTGAGATTACTTCTTGCAAATCTACCTTACCACTTTGGTATGTTTGCAAAATCACCTCTACAGATTGTTCTGCCTTTGGAATAAGGCTTTCTTCATAAAGAGTAATCTGACGTATGGCATCCCGATAACGGTATAAAGCCAGTTCAAGGTCAGCCAGCAAAACGTCCTTTCTCCCCTGTTTTGCCTGAATTGCTACAAGGCGTCGTTCACGCCCTTCTTCCACAGCGGCATCCCTGCTGTCCTGCCATAACGGGATATTGAGGCTGACGCTGGCAATAACAGGGTCATTGCCATTTTGTGTCGGATTACCAGATCGAGCTTTATCTGTGTAAATTGATTTGATTCCGAATGTGAGGTCTGGATAGTAATTTTTTTCAGCAAGGAGAACCTGAGCGTCAGCACGAGCAAGTTCCTGATCGAAGCTAATTAATTCAGGATTCTTATTTTGGAGCAATTTGCTAAGTTGTTCTTCTTCAACATCTAATCGAAGCTCGACAACACTTGAGAGATGTACAGGTTCATCTATGTTTCGCCCTACAACTGCGTTCACCCGTGCTTGAAGGGGGACAACCATATCTTTCAAAGAAAGCTGTCTATTTCTGGCTGAATCAAGTTCAACCTGAGCACGAAGTACGTCAGAATACAGTGCATTACCGGCAGAATAACGGGAGCGAATAGTTGCTTCCATAAATTCCAGTAACTCAACCTGCTCACCTGTTAGCTGAATAGCTTGTTGCAAATAAAGCAGTTCATAATAGGCTACTTTAACATCACGAAATATTTTTGTTTTGATACTATCAGCTTTTGCCTTGAGCACATCTGCTTCACGTAGAGCAACTTGTTCCTTTGCATCCAGCTTTCCTAGCCATGGAAATTTTTGGGTAAGACCATAGCTCATTCTTTGAGGACCGACTCGCGTTTCAACCGGCACAATGTACACGCTATAGGTTAACTGTGGGTCCGGTAATGTTGAAACTTGAGGTGCCTTTTGCACTGAGGCTTTCCAACGGCTAAACGCTGCTTGCAATTCACCGTTATTTTCTGCCGCTATTTGTAAATATGATGAAAGAGGGCTTCCTCCTCCTTCAAAAGCAGATGCATTACCAACAACGAGAACTAATAGTAACACTGCAAATATAGAACGTAAAACCATACACCCTCACTTAACTATAAAACGGTAACGAAATATCATTTGGTATAAGCAAGCTATCCATATGTAGTTATTATAGTATATACCGCATGTATAAAAATTATACATCAACTCTTCGTTATAAAAGTAACTCGCAAAAAGAAGACCACTTCATATTAATTCGTACTATTTTAGTCAGGTATATTTTTTTAAGAAAAAAACTTTTCTTACTCAAAAAAAAAAAGTGTCAAAAAATATGACACATGTTTGCTATCCGGCTATATCTGTATAATTATTTTACAGTCTTGTTTTCAATAAAAACAGTATGGCTGTCATGAGCGGTATCAAAACTTAGCTGCTACGCCTTCGCCACCGATACTCCGTTAATGATTCCCAAAATAGAACTGCGCTCTTCCCCAATTGTTCGATACGATTTGTATTTATTACTTGTTAAAATAAAAAAGGGCTTATGCGTGTTGCATAAGCCCTTGAATAATCATGTAGCGTAATAACTATTTTTTGCCACCACCGTTTCCGCCGCCTTTTCCATTGCCTCCACCTTTACCATTTCCACCAGCGTTTCCATTCGCGCCGTTATTGCCTGCATTACCGGATTTACCCGCACTGCTGGAGTTACCGCCTTTTCCTGAATTACCGGAACTAGCCCCTCGTGCGCCTTGCTTCGACTGTCCAAGTCCTACCGCTTTGCTACCGCCACCCTTTCCGGCTTTAGCACCCGGTGCAGTCGAGTAGCCTTTTTTAGTATTTCGCGCCGTTGTTGTATGCTTACTGCGGTTTTTTGCTCTTTTCGAAGGATCATTTCGTCCTTCAGCGTTACCTCTAGCCTCACCCTTGCTTTTTGCTTTTCCTTTGCCTTTAGCAAGACCAAGCACACTCGGGTGAACTCCAAGCTCATGCGCAATTTCTCCCCATCCCATATTCGCACTTCGCATTGCTGCTATATCAGCGGTTGTAACAGAGGTAAGGGAGGCCATTGCCGCTTCGCTTGCTGCTTGGGCATCTCTCAAAGCAGCTTCGGCGGCAGCAATACTATCTTCATCACCAGATTCCTTTGCAGCGGCTAATGCGCTTTCTGCATCTGCTTCAGCGGCTAATGCTGCATCTGCTTCGGCGGAAGGTTGAGCTGCTACAGCAGCGGCTAACGCTTCCGCTTTTGCTGCTTGAGCTGGATTTGCAAAAGAAGAAGTTTGCGAAGCATCGGTGTCTGTTTCTCCACCTGCACTACCCTCTTCATTTTCGCTTCCTTCCTCGCTCGTACCAGTTTCTTCGCCTGTACCAGTTTCTTCACTGGTGTCAGTTTCTTCACCCGCACTAGCCTCTTCACCGACAGAGTCTTCTGTTGCCACGCCAGCATCTGTGTCTGTGTCCGTACTGGGAGTCTCCCCAACTTCAGTGTCTGCTCCAGTAGAAGCAGTTGACTCGGTTTCGGCAAAAGAAACAGCAACAATAGAACACATAATAAGACAGCAACAAATACTTAGTACCGCTACTAATTTGCTATATTTCATCTCGACACTCCAGTTACTTTACATGAGTAATAAAACGGACTGATTCAGATAACAGTTGTGATTTCTTACCTGCCCCCACTAGTTCGGACTCTCCAAACCAGCTAGTAATCACCTGTTTTTTCTCAACATCCGGAACATATGTTGTTATATATTTTTTCACTGCAATAGCACGCGCTTTTGCAAGTGATGTATTCCCTTTTACATATACGACAACATCTACTGACAACTCTGGAGAATTTTTCAACATTGCTCCCAGTAATTTCAATGACGCTGTTGTATCTGTTTTTATTTTGGCAGTATTCTTTGTGAACTTAACAGCAAGAAAGCTAACCTTACGTTTTCCTATATAAAAATTTCGCCACGAATAATCACCAAGCAAATTAAGCCCTGAAACAGCTTTTAGGGCGATATGTCCGTCAGGATAATACTTAAGGTATTTAAGAAGGTCTTTGTGCTCTTGTTTGTAGTCCTTCAAGCCATGCCGTGCTACTGCTGAGTTGTACAATGCTTCTGGATCGTATTTGTTTTTTTTGAGTACGATCGTATAATGCTCGAGCGCTTTCTTCCACTCACGTTTGTCTAGATAATTATGCCCTAAATATAAGTGTGCATACGTAGCCCGCGAATTGAGTTCAATGGCTTTAAGATATTCTTCCCGCTCTCTTTTGTAGTCCATAACCGACCAGTAATTGATACCTAGCCAGAAGTGATAATCATCATCTTGAGGGGCTAATTGAACAGCCTTCTTCAGGTGCGGAAGCGCTGCTTCAGGTTTATCTTGCGCCAGCAGCATACGTCCAAGGTAGTAATATCCCATGGCATCGTCTGGGTTCTCGGCAATTACTTGTTCAAATTTTTTCTGTCCCTGACCGTATTTTTCCATTCCCAAATAGTACTGTCCTGTTATACCAGTACACCCAGTAACCATAACCGCAAACGCTCCGATAATTACTATACGGTGCAGCAAATTGACTACTTGCATTCAACACTCACAACATCTTAAAAGGTGGAACAGACAATATTTATACGCAGAATTACACCTTATTCTGTTACCCCTAGCGCTCGCGGTTGTAACGAAAGTTCGTTTGCAAGCGTATGGGGCAATTTACCGGACTTAACAGCCAGTATAGCCTTATTCATGAAAGCATTTGGTGAAATTCCACTTTTAACAACAATTGAAAAAAGCTGTGTAATTTCTTTCCAGCGCATCAGCGTGGATTCTTTTTGCATTACAAGCGCTATGAACGTTTCGAGGTTTTCTGAAGAAACACCAGCTTGATTCAGCAAAGCATGCAATCGTATTCCTTCCAGAAGTACCCCCATTTCTTTATCAGCATAGTGGGCAAAGAATTTTTGAATCTCATGCTGAGTAACCCCTTGCGCTCTAATTTCGTACAAAACAGCTAATACATCTTCCTGCAATACAATATCAGTCTGACGGGCTAGCAACGTTTGCAACTCAGACACTTCTTTACACATATGTTTTATTGCAGAGCATAGCTGAGAACCCAAAATTCTTTTCGCTTTTCCTTCCACTATCTTTTCTTCGAGAAGCGACACAGGCAGCCCATCATTTTTAGCATTCACCAAGTTTACCAAAAGACAAGATGCATCTTGCTCTTCAAGCGTATGTTCAAGCATGCTCTGTGTTATCAACAATAATGTTTCTTGCTGAATCTCAGTACGCTTGGCAGCTTCTACGACTTCTGAAAAAACATGTTGATCCTTGTTCTCAGACTGGCTGGCGGCCATCGCGCCTGTAACAAACGGTGAACAGCTGCAAAGCACACAGCCGAAACAAAACATACGAATTGCCCATACGTTCCCGATCGTTCTAAAGTTCATGCAAAGCTCCACCAACATGAAGCAACGAATTCTTATTTCCGAAGCTATCTTGAACGTAAAATACAGAGCTTGGGTCAGGCATTGGTGCAGTACCGTCAACAAAAAATACGTACTCATAGTCACCAGCAGGAAGTTCATGTTCAAGAACCCAAGCTTCTTGTGACTCATCGTAGCTCATTTCGAATCCACGACTTTGCCATTTATTGAATGATCCGATCACTACGGCAGAAGAATATTTTTTTTGCGGATCAGGTAGCGCAAAAGTAACAGGCTTAACACCTTGCTTACGCAGTGAAGCACTCATTGCGCTCTGCTCGCTTCTTTCTTCATTTAAAAAAGAGGTATGAACAGCCAGCATGCTGCAAAAAATGAGACAGAAGCATACTGCAACCCGTAACGGCGAAAAAGAAATTGTCCTTGGTTTTGACCAACTGTTCCAAATTTCCAAGCATGCTTTTGCTATTTTATTACTGAAAGCTACAGGGGATGATTCAGATTTTTTTACCTGTTGCATTACCTCCTCCGCAAAATTTTGCGGTGGTGCTACATCGTTAAATTCTTCTGAAAAAAGAATTCGAAGCTGTTCTTCTACAAAATCTTTTTTATTCATAATTCCCCCCTACTGTGGCTGAAACAATTTCGATCCCCCGTTTCAACCGCATCTTAGCCGCACTTTCTCCAATGCCTAAGGAATCCGCTATTTCCTTAATCGACAAATCATCGCGATATCGCAGCAACAAAGCTTCCCGATAAAGAACTGGCAACTGTTGGACAACTTGCATTAATTTATTTTTCAAAACATCCGTTTCAACAGTGCAATGGCATATTGTATGGTTACCA
The window above is part of the Halodesulfovibrio sp. genome. Proteins encoded here:
- a CDS encoding TolC family protein, whose protein sequence is MVLRSIFAVLLLVLVVGNASAFEGGGSPLSSYLQIAAENNGELQAAFSRWKASVQKAPQVSTLPDPQLTYSVYIVPVETRVGPQRMSYGLTQKFPWLGKLDAKEQVALREADVLKAKADSIKTKIFRDVKVAYYELLYLQQAIQLTGEQVELLEFMEATIRSRYSAGNALYSDVLRAQVELDSARNRQLSLKDMVVPLQARVNAVVGRNIDEPVHLSSVVELRLDVEEEQLSKLLQNKNPELISFDQELARADAQVLLAEKNYYPDLTFGIKSIYTDKARSGNPTQNGNDPVIASVSLNIPLWQDSRDAAVEEGRERRLVAIQAKQGRKDVLLADLELALYRYRDAIRQITLYEESLIPKAEQSVEVILQTYQSGKVDLQEVISAENTYFELYIAQARALTDQAQRIAQLEQLVGTELPVMQKKIFTQKKVPLPQQELNVTVE
- a CDS encoding glycogen-binding domain-containing protein, yielding MNKKDFVEEQLRILFSEEFNDVAPPQNFAEEVMQQVKKSESSPVAFSNKIAKACLEIWNSWSKPRTISFSPLRVAVCFCLIFCSMLAVHTSFLNEERSEQSAMSASLRKQGVKPVTFALPDPQKKYSSAVVIGSFNKWQSRGFEMSYDESQEAWVLEHELPAGDYEYVFFVDGTAPMPDPSSVFYVQDSFGNKNSLLHVGGALHEL
- a CDS encoding efflux RND transporter periplasmic adaptor subunit, whose product is MQLPFDIRKFLFGAAVILFTGGMYASILLGASDHEHNHDAQVESADQNADTSQTEGKVVWTCSMHPQIQLPQPGKCPICFMDLIKLEIDANKAALESYRQIELDSDARKLAELEVTPVSRKSVATSRRMIGKIEYDESRVETISAWTAGRIDKLYIAKTGSTVRKGQPMAVIYSPELYSAQAELIHATAAQAKLSARSSSIIRRSVASNIAAAKEKLRLLGLSEGQIAAIAKKDTPSRNLTVFAPQAGIVIRKDVVEGAYVKAGEPLYSIADLSDVWVVLEAYETDLPWIKEGDAVEFTVEAFPGESFNGRIVYIDPVVDKQTRTVAVRIEVPNPNEKLKPGMFVQASQTKSTTQDQSSLIIPASAPLITGKRAIVYVQHPEKEGVYEGREIVLGAKSGNTYIVKSGLNEGELVVSKGAFKLDSALQIMAKPSMMSGAATVPSESAHDSHKEHSSKHLGAPPIMISKLYFMNKDFEALHRALQQQNTAEVQALFTKIGKKLGSIETWMLEGKALLAWKEYGMLLSNDCVLGAEAESYKRQHELFALAHAHYTALKNAFGVQSMAKSLQPALLVPEGFKIQLGLVLNAYIGVSEALSQDNAEGARLAVKKLTAALHSVSHTGLDSTASKFWIDKKRLMTAGITEMRNAPDIEEMRKGFLTISNGLLDVTKRMGISLDGEVYEIHCPMAFGDKGASWLQQDESIRNPYFGSKMFNCGEVKKQLAVE
- a CDS encoding tetratricopeptide repeat protein is translated as MQVVNLLHRIVIIGAFAVMVTGCTGITGQYYLGMEKYGQGQKKFEQVIAENPDDAMGYYYLGRMLLAQDKPEAALPHLKKAVQLAPQDDDYHFWLGINYWSVMDYKREREEYLKAIELNSRATYAHLYLGHNYLDKREWKKALEHYTIVLKKNKYDPEALYNSAVARHGLKDYKQEHKDLLKYLKYYPDGHIALKAVSGLNLLGDYSWRNFYIGKRKVSFLAVKFTKNTAKIKTDTTASLKLLGAMLKNSPELSVDVVVYVKGNTSLAKARAIAVKKYITTYVPDVEKKQVITSWFGESELVGAGKKSQLLSESVRFITHVK
- a CDS encoding efflux RND transporter permease subunit, whose product is MADMKKTPQKTDYPSGCSSTSALDAEHSVTPTTLTEKLIYFCLKRKLVVVLLTVLMIGWGAMVAPFDWDLGGIPRDPVPVDAIPDIGENQQIVFTSWAGRSPQDMEDQVTYPLTVALLGIPGVKTVRSYSMFGFSSIYVIFDENVEFYWSRSRLLEKLNSLPSGTLPQGVQPTLGPDATALGQVFWYTIEGRDPKGNPTGGWGLDELRSVQDWLVRYGLLSAEGVSEVASAGGFVKEYQIDVNPDAMRAYGVTLQQVINAVKQSNLDVGARTMEINNVEYLIRGVGFVKKLSDLEKAVIKVTDNTPITVKDVATVTLGPATRRGALDKNGAEVVGGVVVVRYGENPLQVIKNLKEKIATISAGLPSKILTDGTISKLTIVPFYDRSGLIQETLNTLDNALTEEVLITIIVVLIAVMHFKSSLVISSLLPLAVLMCFIAMRTFGVDANIVALSGIAIAIGTMVDMGIIICENILKKLENAPEGADSFSLVFEGVAEVGSAVLTAVATTIISFLPVFVMDGAEGKLFKPLAYTKTFALGASILLSLTVLPVLTHMLFKARNASYTSLVKRYAVPAILIVAGILLSAMVAWWLGIVVGYIGVRRVVYVFLPPNLGKALEWVENWVVIIAITAVLSSHWLPLGPEKGFWVNFIFVAVSIGGLMSFFYGFQKLYPLLLRTFLHYKALFMLIPVSVSIFGMVIWLGFGSMTSWLPDSIRSTAPMATLAHAFPGLGKEFMPPLDEGSFLYMPTTMPHASIGEVQDILAKQDKAIQQIPEVQSAVGKLGRAETPLDPAPVSMIETVINYKPEYLLDANGKRMRFKFDASKKDYMRSVDNKLLPANDGYPYLVQGYYLRDAAGRLIPDPDGRPFRIWRMALDPEINPDREAWGGIRSSNDIWDAIVKAADMPGVTSAPKLQPIAARIVMLQSGMRAPMGIKVKGPSLPVIEEFGLQLEKYLKQVPSVMPAAVTADRIVGKPYIEIVIDRDAIARHGITVTKVQNVIDSAVGGRVITSTVEGRERYPVRVRYQRELRDSLEGLENILVASATGEQVPLSQLAEVTYVRGPQVIKSEDTFLVGYVLFDKQAGYAEVDVVEQAQAFLDQKIADGELTIPAGVSFEFAGSYENQIRAQKKLSVILPLALFVIVIILYLQFSAITTTLMVFSGIIVAWSGGFIMIWLYGQDWFLNFSVLGTHMRELFQVHPVNLSVAIWVGFLALFGIASDDGVIMATFLDESKAKNTPTDVEAVRNFVIEGAKKRIRPALMTSATTILALLPILTSTGKGADIMVPMAIPSFGGMAIALLTVFVVPVLYCWVEEHKLKSNK